Proteins encoded together in one Bacteroides ovatus window:
- a CDS encoding DUF4876 domain-containing protein produces the protein MNRTISFITKMMFAAVTVIMAACSSDDNATQALTVQVKVSMPEGFKSDILYTGHTVTMGKYTAITNEKGIATFEGVIPDLYDISTSCEITAEEYEEMTGNDPQNENYVISGSLLKYTVGSSTTIELQTSISAKQSIVISKVYYAGTKDNNNKNYLAGKYIEFFNNSDQTVDIAGLYFGLVESESTPAYTLGSTPEYIYLKQIYRFPSNGVTEVAPGASIIVANSAIDHTGNNEVDLSKADFEAKDTQGKTTNNPATPAVELIYTTFPTISNMNLVQGGPCSVVLFSTDEDVTSWETVYVDGKDKGSKFVKTPVKYIMDGVECLKNKSTGVDKNSKRLYNYIDAGYQYTEATTGYTGEVVYRKTAKTENGRTILADTNNSSNDFAVSTEIKPREYK, from the coding sequence ATGAATAGAACAATTTCTTTTATTACAAAAATGATGTTTGCGGCTGTCACAGTTATCATGGCTGCATGTTCCTCTGACGACAATGCCACACAAGCATTGACCGTACAAGTGAAAGTATCCATGCCCGAAGGATTCAAGTCCGACATTCTATATACAGGGCACACTGTTACAATGGGTAAATACACTGCCATTACAAACGAAAAAGGTATAGCCACTTTCGAAGGAGTGATTCCCGATTTGTATGACATCTCTACTTCCTGCGAAATCACTGCAGAAGAATATGAAGAAATGACAGGCAACGATCCGCAAAATGAAAATTATGTGATTTCCGGCAGTCTATTGAAATATACTGTCGGCTCGTCAACAACCATCGAACTTCAAACAAGTATTTCTGCCAAACAATCAATTGTTATCAGCAAAGTTTACTATGCAGGAACCAAAGACAACAATAATAAAAATTATCTGGCAGGAAAGTACATTGAGTTCTTTAATAACTCGGACCAAACCGTTGATATAGCCGGACTTTATTTCGGACTGGTAGAGTCGGAAAGTACTCCTGCATATACGCTTGGCTCCACACCGGAATATATCTACCTAAAACAGATTTATCGTTTCCCATCTAATGGAGTCACAGAAGTTGCACCGGGAGCCTCGATAATCGTTGCCAATAGTGCCATCGACCATACAGGAAATAATGAAGTAGATTTATCCAAAGCCGACTTTGAAGCTAAAGATACGCAAGGGAAAACAACCAACAATCCTGCAACCCCGGCTGTAGAACTGATATATACAACATTTCCCACAATCAGTAATATGAATCTGGTACAAGGTGGTCCCTGTTCTGTTGTATTATTCAGTACGGATGAAGATGTAACCTCATGGGAAACTGTATACGTTGACGGTAAAGATAAAGGAAGCAAGTTTGTCAAAACCCCTGTAAAATACATAATGGATGGTGTAGAATGTTTGAAAAACAAAAGTACGGGAGTAGATAAAAATTCCAAACGTCTTTACAACTACATTGATGCAGGCTATCAATACACGGAGGCTACCACCGGATATACCGGAGAAGTAGTCTACCGCAAAACAGCCAAGACAGAAAACGGGCGCACCATTCTTGCTGATACCAATAACAGCAGTAACGATTTTGCCGTATCAACTGAAATCAAACCGAGGGAATACAAATAA
- a CDS encoding TonB-dependent receptor: MKKYLLIRMMQTVAIILFAANVSAQNQNVVISVRNIPVRTTLTQIRQAANVHFVYEEKNINSQQTVTLNYPQGTSLSTLLNNLCKQIGLTYEINESVILLYPAQKQTTTHDIHILLLERGNKQPLPMATCVLNPLGAYAATDMEGKAVLKNVPTGKYILNISYVGFETVQREINVEQNLDLTIRMSPTSLALKEVVVVAKQNAAGESTSSIIGRQAIDHLQAMSLDDVMQLIPGHLMKNTDLTSRSNVQLRTLVNNNTNAFGSSIIMDGVPMSNNGTLSQGGFSSTAFVGTDLRQISADDIESVEIIRGIPSAEYGDLTSGLVVVHSKIGQTPWQIKGKINPGTMNYSLGKGLRLNKDAGILNFNLDYAQAWGDPRQKTKSFDRYTFSLGYSKDFSRIWHTDTKVRYMMGKDWNGKDPDAIDDGTFQKNRNQLFSLSHNGKLSINKPFSRTVNYTLGVSYTQTEMEKSAIVANSSGLLPILTATETGYYNVPFEQSSYQASGGSLSRPGNVYAKVSNTFFVKSKKTYQNFKMGVEYHYDWNNARGYYNDDDRYPLQPNSNGRPRPFSDIPSIHQMAAYIEDNFRWDISENRFLKIQLGGRFTTLQPWADEATFSFSPRVNASFSVNKWLNIRGGFGLNSKTPGLDYLYPDKKYIDRVAANYMPQDDKVGQILMYHTQVYNVQRTKGLKNATNRKWEAGFDIKLSDKHKLSLIGYHDKTANGFGSATEYFTYTANYYSAEKGLIITPGQATKIDWDNPERTDLVLSTTGKIGNTNVSINKGIEMDFDFGEIPALHTSFYLSGAYMESKTYSTDINSSNPTDLPTEYQVTNTIPFKIVYPSGLNYSTYRRFTNTLRIVTNIPALRMVASFSTQAIWYNYSKSNNPPMDPIGWIDTDLSYHEITADMLADENYKIKGVSLKSQRKNPKDNVPSKAPITWLMAGRLTKELGNIGGISFYANNILFYEPFLKNSTSNTLVQRNTGNFSFGVELFFNL, from the coding sequence ATGAAAAAATATCTTTTAATCCGGATGATGCAAACAGTAGCCATTATCCTGTTTGCCGCCAATGTATCGGCACAAAACCAAAATGTGGTCATATCAGTACGGAATATCCCGGTACGTACCACACTGACCCAGATTCGGCAAGCTGCCAATGTACATTTTGTCTATGAAGAGAAGAATATTAATAGCCAACAGACTGTAACACTCAATTATCCGCAAGGGACATCATTGAGCACTTTACTCAACAACCTTTGCAAGCAAATAGGACTGACGTACGAAATCAATGAATCCGTTATTCTACTCTATCCTGCTCAAAAGCAAACCACCACTCATGACATCCATATCCTGTTGTTGGAAAGGGGAAACAAACAGCCGCTACCAATGGCAACCTGCGTTCTCAATCCGCTAGGAGCTTATGCCGCAACCGACATGGAGGGAAAGGCAGTACTAAAAAACGTCCCCACAGGAAAATACATATTAAATATTTCGTATGTAGGCTTCGAGACTGTGCAACGGGAAATCAACGTTGAACAAAACCTGGATCTGACGATCCGCATGTCTCCCACTTCGCTAGCTTTGAAAGAGGTAGTAGTGGTAGCAAAACAAAATGCGGCCGGAGAATCTACCAGCTCCATTATAGGCAGACAAGCGATAGACCATTTACAGGCTATGAGCCTTGATGACGTGATGCAACTCATACCGGGGCACTTAATGAAAAATACAGATCTGACATCCCGTTCCAATGTACAGCTCCGTACTCTTGTTAACAATAACACCAATGCCTTCGGTTCGAGTATCATAATGGACGGAGTTCCCATGTCCAACAATGGTACACTATCGCAAGGAGGATTTTCAAGTACCGCATTTGTCGGAACAGACTTACGCCAAATTAGTGCGGACGATATTGAATCCGTAGAAATAATCCGTGGTATTCCTTCTGCCGAATACGGTGATTTAACCTCCGGACTTGTAGTTGTTCATTCCAAAATCGGACAAACTCCCTGGCAGATCAAGGGAAAGATAAATCCCGGAACAATGAATTACTCGCTCGGTAAAGGATTACGTTTAAACAAAGATGCCGGTATCCTGAATTTCAATCTCGACTATGCACAAGCATGGGGAGATCCACGCCAGAAAACAAAGTCATTCGACCGTTACACCTTTAGCTTGGGATACAGCAAAGATTTTTCACGTATCTGGCATACAGACACAAAGGTACGTTACATGATGGGCAAAGACTGGAATGGAAAAGACCCGGATGCCATTGACGACGGCACTTTTCAAAAGAATCGCAACCAGCTGTTCTCACTAAGCCATAATGGCAAACTATCAATTAATAAACCATTCTCACGTACTGTTAATTACACATTAGGTGTCAGCTATACTCAAACAGAGATGGAAAAGAGCGCCATTGTTGCCAATTCGTCCGGGTTGCTACCGATACTTACTGCCACAGAAACAGGGTATTATAATGTGCCTTTCGAGCAAAGCTCCTATCAGGCAAGCGGAGGTTCCCTTAGCCGTCCCGGAAATGTATATGCCAAAGTCAGCAACACGTTCTTCGTAAAATCAAAGAAAACATATCAGAACTTCAAAATGGGAGTGGAATACCACTACGACTGGAATAATGCCCGCGGATATTATAATGATGACGACCGTTACCCATTGCAACCCAACAGTAACGGACGTCCCCGTCCTTTCTCCGATATTCCGAGCATCCATCAGATGGCCGCTTACATAGAAGATAACTTCCGTTGGGATATATCAGAAAACAGATTTCTGAAAATACAGTTAGGCGGACGTTTCACCACTTTACAGCCGTGGGCGGATGAAGCAACCTTTTCTTTCTCTCCTCGTGTAAATGCTTCATTCTCCGTCAACAAATGGCTAAATATCCGTGGAGGATTCGGACTCAACTCAAAAACTCCCGGTTTGGATTATCTCTATCCCGACAAAAAGTACATCGACCGTGTAGCTGCCAATTATATGCCTCAAGACGACAAAGTCGGACAAATATTAATGTACCACACCCAAGTGTACAACGTGCAACGAACTAAAGGATTGAAGAATGCGACCAATCGCAAATGGGAGGCAGGGTTCGACATAAAGTTATCGGACAAGCATAAATTAAGCCTCATCGGTTATCATGATAAAACCGCTAACGGATTCGGATCGGCCACAGAATATTTTACGTATACAGCCAACTATTATTCTGCGGAAAAAGGACTGATTATCACTCCTGGACAAGCCACAAAAATAGATTGGGATAATCCAGAACGCACGGACCTTGTACTCAGTACGACCGGTAAAATAGGAAACACGAATGTCTCTATCAATAAAGGGATAGAAATGGACTTTGACTTCGGCGAGATTCCGGCACTGCACACTTCATTCTATCTGTCAGGAGCATATATGGAATCCAAGACTTACTCTACAGACATCAACAGTAGCAATCCTACCGATCTACCTACTGAATATCAGGTAACCAATACCATTCCATTCAAAATTGTATATCCATCCGGGCTAAACTATAGCACTTACCGCCGCTTTACGAACACTCTGCGGATTGTGACCAATATCCCGGCACTGCGTATGGTAGCTTCGTTCTCAACACAAGCCATCTGGTACAATTATTCCAAGAGCAACAATCCTCCGATGGACCCCATCGGATGGATAGACACAGACCTCTCTTATCATGAAATAACAGCAGATATGCTGGCAGATGAGAACTACAAAATAAAAGGGGTATCATTGAAAAGCCAACGCAAGAATCCTAAAGACAATGTGCCAAGCAAAGCCCCTATTACATGGTTAATGGCGGGACGCCTCACCAAGGAGCTGGGCAATATAGGCGGCATTTCATTCTATGCCAACAACATACTCTTTTACGAACCTTTTCTCAAAAACTCTACCTCCAACACGCTAGTACAGCGTAATACAGGTAATTTCAGTTTTGGTGTCGAATTATTCTTTAATTTATAA
- a CDS encoding DUF6850 family outer membrane beta-barrel protein, translating to MMMNHRYILFTGLMVTALCIHAQDIELQTKEKYEYADATQLWRRTLNPAGLSLDTLTNRGISYFEFSHQQGTHYRVQDGDEQNKLLFTSERYQKIGKYLYGYGRFTFDMGRQFNRSWSDVLRSHHSNPYFSGSSIKGKYDFQNFDLSAALATLPIKNFTFGARLDYKVGDLSRLKDPRSRTNLADYQLTPAVTYTWNKHSLGLSGYYHRRKEKIPNITTVQTDPNLKYYTFTGMENTDGTTGGYSGFEREFVNHEFGGELSYQYKNERIQTLTTLSYAKGNEDVWGDIKYSPGKYHTTTYNLLSMNRIKSGRTEHIIDISINYQTGKADEYRQEKIIEKDPVTGIESSYWNTLLTYDERYTVDLLNANLHYRLLWSNHHTGEATAYAGARAYFQSVEDQYNLPSSSLTVRQATICMEGGYSFLRKNNRSLWIEAEAGYHISLSSDLSLNDPSTEYAQSVLLPDMTYYGASYAHGKLQIQYQMPVTIKKHTNVWFVKATGAYLKTDKKTDSKMFGISLGLYH from the coding sequence ATGATGATGAACCATCGATATATACTCTTTACCGGTCTGATGGTAACTGCACTGTGCATACATGCCCAAGATATCGAATTACAGACAAAAGAAAAATACGAGTACGCCGATGCTACCCAGTTATGGAGACGTACCCTGAATCCTGCCGGGCTCTCTTTGGATACGCTGACCAACCGGGGAATCAGTTATTTCGAATTCTCTCATCAGCAAGGCACACACTATCGGGTTCAGGACGGTGATGAGCAAAACAAATTATTGTTCACTTCGGAACGATACCAAAAAATTGGAAAATATCTCTACGGATACGGGCGTTTTACCTTTGACATGGGACGGCAATTCAACCGTTCATGGAGCGACGTATTGCGTAGCCACCACTCCAATCCTTACTTTTCAGGAAGCTCCATCAAAGGAAAGTACGACTTCCAGAACTTCGACCTCTCGGCAGCGTTAGCCACTCTGCCTATCAAAAACTTCACTTTCGGCGCACGACTGGATTATAAAGTAGGAGATCTTTCCCGACTGAAAGACCCCCGTTCACGCACCAATCTGGCAGACTATCAACTGACTCCTGCCGTCACCTACACGTGGAACAAACACTCGCTGGGTCTTAGCGGTTATTACCATCGCAGAAAAGAAAAAATCCCTAACATCACCACCGTACAAACCGATCCGAACCTCAAATACTACACCTTCACCGGAATGGAAAATACTGATGGTACCACTGGTGGTTACTCCGGTTTTGAACGTGAATTCGTCAACCATGAATTTGGCGGTGAATTGTCTTATCAATATAAAAACGAACGGATTCAAACACTTACTACCCTTTCATACGCCAAAGGCAACGAAGACGTATGGGGAGACATCAAATATTCACCGGGAAAATATCACACCACCACCTACAACTTGCTTTCTATGAACCGGATCAAATCCGGACGCACAGAACACATCATCGACATTTCCATTAACTATCAGACCGGAAAAGCCGACGAATACCGTCAGGAAAAAATAATAGAAAAAGATCCGGTAACAGGTATCGAATCTTCCTACTGGAACACACTTCTCACGTACGACGAACGTTACACCGTCGATTTACTCAATGCCAATCTGCACTACCGCCTGTTGTGGAGTAATCATCACACCGGAGAAGCCACAGCCTACGCAGGCGCACGCGCCTATTTTCAATCGGTAGAAGATCAATACAATCTTCCGTCTTCATCGCTTACAGTCCGACAGGCAACTATCTGCATGGAGGGCGGATATTCATTCCTGCGCAAAAACAACCGTTCATTATGGATAGAAGCAGAAGCCGGATATCACATTTCGCTATCATCGGACCTGTCACTCAACGATCCGTCCACTGAATACGCCCAAAGTGTGCTTTTACCCGACATGACCTATTATGGAGCATCGTATGCGCACGGAAAACTTCAAATACAATATCAAATGCCTGTAACTATAAAGAAACACACCAACGTGTGGTTCGTCAAAGCCACAGGAGCATATCTGAAGACCGACAAGAAAACCGATTCCAAAATGTTCGGAATAAGTCTCGGATTGTACCATTAA